The segment GAGCAGTATTACGGCCTAAGCAGGCAGGCAACACTAATTCGACTTATCAGAGAAGGATATTTGACGAAAGCAAAGGCAGCTGAAATGCAAACCGGAGTTATAAAGTCAGCTCAAGAACAGGGTTATGATGTAGCCCTGTACAGACCCTCTTTTGGGGAGAAGAAAGCCACAACATTCGGCAAGTATGTGAAACTTGCAGAAACACTGAGGGAAAGAGAAGTGATCTCCGAAGGACTATATGAACAATACCTTCTTGACGCTTTCAGGTCAGATATCGTATACGGAACCGTAGAAGACGAAGAGAGATATGACTGAGCCGATATTCTTTGACACTGACTGTATTTCTTCATTCTTGTGGGTCGATAGAACAGACATATTGCTAAGTCTTTACGCTAGGCGGATCATCCTTCCAGAACAGGAATTGGATGAGCTTTCAAATCCAAGCATAAGTCATCTTTCAAGCAAAGTGAATCAGCTGCTGTCTCAAGATGAAATTAGAAAGGCTGAAATACTTGTCGGTACAGAAGAATTCAAACTTTACTACATACTGACAATAGACCCGCAGAGTGGACAGAAACGTATAGGAAAAGGCGAGGCTTCAGCAATAGCACTAGCAAAGGTACGCAAAGGAATGTTAGCAAGCAACAACTTCAAGGACATTCAGTACTATATTCAGCTATTTCATCTCAAGAACCTCACGACCCCGATGATTCTTCATACTGCGTTACTCAAAGGTTTAATAGACGAATCTGAAGGAAACACCATTTGGAGCCAAATGATCAAGAAACGACGAAAACTTCCCACCCCAACATTCACCGATTACCTCAGCACACTTTAGAAACCGCTGTACGCTTAAGAGCAAAAACCCGCTTAACGCTGTGAAGACAACGTTGTCCGTCAGCGGTCCACCGTTCTGCGAATTAGCCACATTCGTCTGAACTTGATTCAGCATCTTGTTCTTCAAATCCCGATTCTCATAACCCGGTTTTCTTAACCCGATCTAGTTAACCCGTTCTTTTGTTTCCCAGCCGATCTTGTTAACCCGCACTTCGTAACCCGCTCTATCAACCCGATCCTTTGTTTCCGCACGAAGCGGGCCTTGCGTCCGCCGATGTTCCTCGGCGCAAATCAATCCCTTTTTTCGAGCTTTTATAACCCGGTTTTGATAACCCGTTCTTGCTAACCCGCCCCTTATAAACCGATCTTTGCGTTTTTTTCGGAGGACGGCGGACCCATGACGCTTGACCTGAGAGGCTTCTTTCAAGTCTCGAATATAGTTTTTCTCCAAGCGAGGCTTCGTGTTAGACTCAAGGCGTCTTCTCTCTCTAAGATCCGTTCTTATTGTGTGGCGGGATATGAGGTTTTTGAGTACTCACTTAACGATGCTATAATTCATTTGAGTAGCTGTTTGCAACATAAACTACACTGATCAGGGAAGAACAGCTGAAGAATCAATCATCTCTATTTGTATAGCCCGTAAAACGAGCGATACCTTGGAGAAAGAACGGAGGTGGAACTTGGAAACCGAAATAATCTTTCTCGTCGAAGAAGATTCCGTTTCTGGATTTTTTGCACGCGCCTTAGGTCACCCCATATTTACTGAAGCTGAGACTCTTGAAGAGCTGAAGAAGAACATCAGGGACGCAATTAGATGTCATTTTGACGAAAGCGAGCTACCGAGGATAATTAGGCTTCATTTCGTTAAGGAAGAGGTAATTGCTCTTTGAAACTCCCTCGAGATGTAACCTTTGAAGAACTTCTGAAAGTTCTCACAAAGCTGGAGTATGAGGTCACACGTCAAACCGGCAGTCACGTGAGACTAACTACAAAGCCGAAGGGGGAGCATCATATAACTGTTCCTCATCACAGTACGCTGAAGCCAGGCACACTTAACGCCATACTTATAGAAATTGCCGGACACTTTGAAATGACAAAGAAAGACTTGCTTGAGTTTCTCTTCGATTAGTTGTTCAGTATATTTGAAGTGGTCTCTCTGGCTAAATGTGCTGTGCTCTTTGCCAGATTAAGCATCCTATTCGCAGCAGGCTTCGCCGATGAGGCAAACAACTGTAATTCTTGAGATCTCTTGAAATATGTAATGCTCTACCTTCGTAGCAGTGCAAAGAATAAGTAGATTGTAAGGATCAGGAATACTCGCGCTTGAGTTTCTCTAAGCCTTCTTCAAATGGAGAGCTTCTAGTTTGAGTTCCTCGTTTTGCCACAACCTTGAATCTCCTCAAATACTTCTAACTCACCAAGAATCTTTTTTGCGCAGGAAAGCTAAGTATCATGCTGATTGGTTGAAAGAACCGAGCCGCCTAAATCACAACGTTCGTATCAATAACGACCTTCATCTTTCATCTCTTTTCTCAACTCGTCTAGAACTTGCAGCCCCTCTTTTTCACTGAGCCCGATCTTTTCTGCTTCCTCTTGCGCCTTTGAAAGATAGTATTTCATTAAGTCTTCCTTAGAGATGGGTGATATCTTCATCACCGGAACTCCACGCCTTAAAATGAGAAGTTCTTCATTTATGTCAACAATCTCGCTGAACCTGTTTCGAACATCTCTAACATTAACCGTCTTCATTACAATCACCTCAATATTATTGTATCACTGATGTGCTAAGTAGTGATACAGATGTATCACGTTTACAATCAATCAAATCAACCTCCTAAGAATGTTCGTTTGAGCGGCAATGTGGCGATCCTCCACCGCTCGGAGGACGGTGAACGGCCAACGGACAACCTTGTCTAATGCGACTGGCCTGCGTCAGCAGACTGGCTACTTTTTGCCTTCTGCCTTGCGCCTGTGAGAGGGCTTCCCCTCTTCGGGCGAACAGCCGTTCGCCCCTACAAGAAGAATATGATCCTGAATGGGATCACAGATCAAGAAGATCGGTAGGCAACTCTTCGCTTTGTTCCTGGCGCGTAGGCGTCAGCATCACTTACCCGGATGTTTCTCCGGGCATCACTTCCTGCGAAGCAGCCTCACTTCCTGTGATGCTTT is part of the Mesotoga sp. UBA6090 genome and harbors:
- a CDS encoding type II toxin-antitoxin system Phd/YefM family antitoxin; translated protein: MKTVNVRDVRNRFSEIVDINEELLILRRGVPVMKISPISKEDLMKYYLSKAQEEAEKIGLSEKEGLQVLDELRKEMKDEGRY
- a CDS encoding 2-oxoisovalerate dehydrogenase encodes the protein METEIIFLVEEDSVSGFFARALGHPIFTEAETLEELKKNIRDAIRCHFDESELPRIIRLHFVKEEVIAL
- a CDS encoding type II toxin-antitoxin system HicA family toxin — its product is MKLPRDVTFEELLKVLTKLEYEVTRQTGSHVRLTTKPKGEHHITVPHHSTLKPGTLNAILIEIAGHFEMTKKDLLEFLFD